The Porites lutea chromosome 4, jaPorLute2.1, whole genome shotgun sequence genome contains a region encoding:
- the LOC140935094 gene encoding uncharacterized protein → MWLRCSYRTVFTLVFVAFPLIGFCQDVLPYPVGLYPLNNIHKTDDASCYGNLGGTAEDAHLVTGPLSEPDTAYEFAGSSTSYIDIPQLQHFDGDTSITILVWILQTGQAGSVFKYGNSDREVGRCLSSMTYSLELYTSRTYSFSAQFVEPNGESVSLSNNTVTLVNKWRYAGVSYNHNSGTATLWIDGNDVQRKNLKKLKLCTDGKIRIGGREEEGKSFQGRISCLQIYDKELTTMEVTAVKNRCFNAPVDCTKVSVQCKSCGVSMSTLSGTFSSPGYPTGYPYDTACKWDIKVPSGYIITLKFRVFNLEKSHSLWPECPDYVIVRDGINSWSKPLKSLCGGQTGWEEEIVSSGNVMRVEFNTDRERSAPGFTAEYTASKISKDESDEKGLIDFSRHYTGIVIGVACAAIFAILAIMIFSHTRRRLRGNRSDTLTRRQSMPFSDNDVFQQNAPPTYDDVMRFPELYPPTPCQGSLANTPAATPRRGSPVSTPTLPHRLLNPPRSPAVIPKVGTPIGMPLLNTWRGSSTPPSTSRVSLQRGISPLARAELTPQHSRPADHLSSDEQDGDEDDEELPPYPGTVNVASVLNQVRETLELSRLATRQTSNPSLSDSSNSSDSNDNRTVGGQRRPCDTRAAVLDNTGDVQTSLEPNRVQSGDNNTGDLDNPWVSSKVARVAPPGRTLRSIESDV, encoded by the exons ATGTGGCTGCGTTGTTCGTATCGTACCGTGTTTACTCTAGTTTTCGTCGCCTTTCCATTGATCGGATTTTGTCAAG aTGTATTACCCTATCCTGTAGGATTGTACCCTCTTAATAATATTCATAAAACTGATGATGCCAGTTGCTATGGTAACCTGGGTGGTACTGCCGAGGATGCTCACCTTGTAACAGGTCCACTCAGTGAACCAGATACTGCTTACGAGTTTGCAGGGAGCAGCACAAGTTACATTGATATTCCACAATTGCAGCACTTTGATGGAGACACTTCTATCACAATATTGGTGTGGATTTTACAAACTGGACAGGCTGGGTCTGTATTTAAATATGGCAATAGTGACAGGGAAGTAGGAAGGTGCTTATCATCTATGACTTATTCTTTAGAACTTTACACATCAAGAACTTATTCTTTTAGCGCACAATTTGTTGAACCAAATGGAGAGTCAGTTTCTCTTAGTAATAATACAGTCACTCTTGTCAACAAGTGGCGTTATGCTGGTGTGTCGTACAACCACAATAGTGGCACTGCAACATTGTGGATAGATGGTAATGATGTTCAGAGAAAAAACCTAAAGAAACTGAAATTATGTACAGATGGAAAAATTCGGATTGGTGGCAGAGAAGAAGAAGGCAAAAGCTTTCAAGGAAGAATATCATGCCTACAGATTTATGATAAAGAACTTACAACCATGGAAGTAACAGCTGTAAAAAACAGATGTTTCAATG CTCCCGTGGACTGTACAAAAGTTTCTGTGCAATGTAAGT CATGTGGTGTATCTATGAGCACCCTGTCAGGAACATTCTCCTCCCCAGGGTACCCCACTGGGTATCCTTATGATACAGCCTGTAAGTGGGATATAAAAGTTCCAAGTGGATATATCATTACTTTGAAGTTCAG GGTTTTTAATTTGGAAAAGTCACACAGTCTATGGCCAGAGTGCCCTGACTATGTTATTGTGCGGGATGGCATTAACAGTTGGTCAAAGCCTCTCAAATCTCTGTGTGGTGGCCAGACAGGCTGGGAAGAAGAAATTGTATCATCTGGGAATGTTATGAGGGTGGAGTTTAATACAGACAGGGAACGCTCTGCTCCAGGCTTCACTGCAGAATATACTGCAAGCAAGATTTCCAAAG ATGAATCAGATGAGAAAGGGCTGATAGATTTTAGTCGTCACTATACTGGTATTGTGATAGGCGTGGCATGTGCAGCAATATTTGCTATCTTAGCAATCATGATATTCAGTCACACCAGAAGGAGACTACGGGGAAATCGTAGTGACACTTTAACCCGCCGTCAGTCTATGCCCTTCTCTGATAATGATGTCTTTCAGCAGAATGCACCACCAACATATGATGATG TCATGCGGTTTCCAGAGCTTTATCCTCCAACTCCCTGTCAAGGATCATTAGCCAACACTCCTGCTGCAACACCTCGAAGAGGATCACCAGTTTCAACACCCACACTGCCCCACCGCTTACTCAATCCACCTCGATCACCAGCTGTGATTCCAAAGGTTGGAACACCCATTGGCATGCCTCTTTTAAACACATGGCGAGGGAGTAGTACACCACCAAGTACATCCAGAGTGTCATTACAGCGGGGTATTTCACCCTTAGCAAGAGCAGAGTTGACACCGCAGCATTCCCGACCTGCAGATCATCTGTCTTCAGATGAGCAAGATGGAGATGAGGATGATGAAGAGCTGCCACCATACCCAGGAACAGTGAATGTTGCATCGGTGTTAAATCAAGTGAGAGAAACTTTAGAACTTAGTAGACTTGCTACAAGGCAAACGTCAAATCCTTCATTAAGTGACAGTAGTAATTCATCTGACAGTAATGATAACAGGACAGTGGGTGGTCAAAGGAGACCATGTGACACACGTGCCGCAGTTTTGGATAATACAGGAGATGTACAGACAAGTCTAGAACCAAATAGAGTGCAAAGTGGTGATAACAACACTGGTGATCTTGATAATCCTTGGGTTTCCTCCAAGGTTGCTCGAGTAGCTCCACCTGGAAGAACTTTACGATCGATTGAGTCTGATGTTTGA